From the Lolium rigidum isolate FL_2022 chromosome 2, APGP_CSIRO_Lrig_0.1, whole genome shotgun sequence genome, one window contains:
- the LOC124690758 gene encoding uncharacterized protein LOC124690758 — protein sequence MEFDPREVDMFVQFFHKFRRPTELVAFYHGEVASMELRNATTVCVDYNDVKCHNLEAASLLSFQDLQSSEQLVLEAFNMFLRVDSPVHGNVTSIQFYNHPGRHESLDDFLSTNPPVEAFELPDSITTAVCTPAGRMVLQGFIHCLVEGHAKGNSWGGSFEASHLVIVNLDNCRQECRILEQPTATGPVNLATMQVDFKKLAQILLPKFRVMLTPRTDTEPAFFKDLGRDMRMLNIPATLPSSVHYNSKFTKFICRHMAFLPSLSRSNMIVNLIRVYKVLSINERNIFTVSVDRAKRGLNDWRTDARFYELLKKVYDGKLGRAPYGNNGMDLLLFQRHFVVHAGDHLKLSDGNRSIETLEAIDYYLAHHYDQFLSKVVHRLIIDLDIGKLLEKVWENLHPGYQ from the exons ATGGAGTTTGATCCGAGGGAGGTGGACATGTTTGTTCAGTTCTTCCACAA GTTCAGGCGTCCGACTGAGCTGGTGGCGTTCTACCATGGCGAGGTAGCCTCCATGGAGTTGAGGAATGCCACCACTGTTTGCGTGGATTACAATGATGTTAAATGTCACAATTTGGAAGCTGCATCACTCCTCTCCTTCCAAGACTTGCAAAG TTCAGAACAGTTGGTTCTAGAGGCTTTCAACATGTTTCTACGGGTAGATAGTCCTGTCCATGGAAATGTAACCAGCATTCAGTTTTACAACCACCCTGGCAG GCACGAGAGTCTGGACGATTTCCTCAGTACGAACCCTCCTGTTGAAGCGTTTGAGCTGCCTGATAGTATCACTACAGCAGTTTGTACTCCGGCGGGGAGGATGGTGTTGCAAGGTTTTATTCACTGCCTTGTCGAAGGCCACGCAAAAGGAAATAGCTGGGGAGGCTCATTCGAGGCCTCTCACCTGGTTATTGTCAATCTTGACAACTGCCGTCAAGAGTGCCGCATCTTGGAACAGCCAACAGCAACAGGACCTGTAAACCTTGCGACAATGCAAGTGGACTTTAAGAAGCTCGCTCAGATTCTTCTGCCCAAGTTCAGAGTCATGCTAACACCCCGCACAGATACCGAGCCAGCATTCTTCAAGGACCTAGGCCGCGACATGCGCATGCTCAATATTCCAGCGACCTTACCTTCTTCAGTTCATTACAACTCCAAATTCACCAAGTTCATATGCCGTCACATGGCTTTTTTGCCCTCTTTGAGCAGATCCAATATGATAGTCAATCTTATCAGGGTCTATAAGGTACTTTCTATTAACGAAAGGAATATATTTACGGTTTCTGTAGACAGAGCGAAGCGAGGACTCAATGACTGGAGAACCGACGCAAGGTTCTATGAACTACTGAAGAAAGTGTATGATGGTAAATTGGGTCGAGCACCTTATGGTAATAATGGCATGGACTTGCTCTTGTTCCAGCGTCACTTTGTAGTGCATGCTGGTGATCATCTCAAG CTTTCAGACGGAAACCGTTCGATCGAGACGCTTGAGGCGATAGATTACTATTTGGCACATCATTATGACCAATTCCTGTCGAAGGTGGTACACCGCTTGATCATTGATCTTGATATTGGAAAACT GTTGGAGAAGGTTTGGGAGAATTTGCATCCAGGTTATCAATGA